In Aestuariibaculum lutulentum, one DNA window encodes the following:
- a CDS encoding CBS domain-containing protein, producing the protein MKLSQYIINDVKPLNYNSKISELQKVFNQLTWSHLPIQDDNNTYLGCFSETDAHCVESDKTVNDYRYTLEDFYVRDTTLWLDVLEAFAVNSTNIMPVLGADNRYLGYYELNDVISLFNESPFFSEAGGVVVVEKGINDYSFSEISQIVESNNGRLLGAFVSKMNSDLIQITLKISTGGISDIIQTFRRYSYNVISGHDEDRYLESLKERSDYLNKYLNI; encoded by the coding sequence ATGAAATTATCACAATACATAATTAACGATGTAAAACCACTAAATTACAATAGTAAAATTAGTGAGTTACAGAAAGTGTTTAACCAATTAACATGGTCTCACCTTCCTATTCAAGATGATAACAATACGTATTTAGGCTGTTTTTCTGAAACCGATGCGCATTGTGTAGAAAGCGATAAAACCGTTAACGATTATCGATACACCTTAGAAGATTTCTATGTTCGCGACACTACACTTTGGTTAGATGTTTTAGAAGCCTTTGCTGTGAATTCTACCAATATTATGCCTGTTTTAGGTGCCGATAACAGATATTTAGGTTATTATGAATTAAATGATGTAATTAGTTTATTTAATGAATCGCCTTTTTTCTCTGAAGCTGGAGGTGTTGTCGTAGTTGAGAAAGGCATTAACGATTATTCATTTAGTGAAATCAGCCAGATTGTTGAATCGAATAACGGCCGACTTTTAGGTGCTTTTGTTTCTAAAATGAATTCCGATTTAATTCAAATCACCCTAAAAATAAGTACCGGAGGAATCAGTGATATTATACAAACCTTTAGAAGATACAGCTACAATGTCATTTCTGGCCATGATGAAGACCGTTATTTAGAAAGCCTGAAAGAACGATCAGATTACCTGAATAAATACCTTAATATTTAA
- a CDS encoding pyridoxine 5'-phosphate synthase: MTKLSVNINKIATLRNSRGGDVPNVVQFAKDVQEFGAEGVTIHPRPDERHIRYQDARDLKSVVYTEYNIEGNPIKSFIDLVLEVKPTQVTLVPDAEDAITSNAGWDTIKHKDFLIDVIKEFQQNGIRTSIFVDPVLEQIEGAKETGTDRIELYTEAFAHQYGLGNESAIKPYADCAEFANKLGLGVNAGHDLSLDNIKFFSDKIPGLLEVSIGHALVAESLYLGVENVIQMYLRKLKK, from the coding sequence ATGACAAAGCTAAGTGTAAATATAAATAAGATAGCAACGTTAAGAAACTCCAGAGGTGGCGATGTGCCTAATGTGGTGCAATTTGCAAAAGATGTTCAGGAGTTTGGAGCCGAAGGTGTTACCATACATCCAAGACCAGACGAACGCCATATTCGTTACCAGGATGCGCGCGATTTAAAATCTGTAGTTTATACTGAATATAATATTGAAGGAAACCCGATAAAATCGTTTATAGATTTGGTGTTGGAAGTGAAACCTACTCAGGTAACCTTAGTGCCAGATGCCGAAGATGCCATTACCAGTAATGCAGGTTGGGATACTATTAAACATAAAGATTTTTTAATTGATGTGATTAAGGAATTTCAACAGAATGGTATTCGTACTTCTATTTTTGTTGATCCGGTTTTAGAACAAATTGAAGGTGCCAAAGAAACCGGGACCGATCGCATTGAGTTGTATACTGAAGCATTTGCTCACCAATATGGTTTAGGGAATGAAAGTGCCATTAAACCTTATGCCGACTGTGCCGAATTTGCAAATAAGCTAGGTCTAGGCGTTAATGCAGGACACGATTTGTCTTTAGATAATATTAAATTTTTTAGTGATAAGATTCCTGGCCTTTTAGAGGTGTCTATCGGGCATGCTTTAGTTGCTGAGAGTTTATATTTAGGAGTGGAAAACGTGATTCAAATGTATTTACGAAAGCTGAAAAAATAA
- a CDS encoding alpha/beta fold hydrolase, with protein sequence MVLHSNIVGEGKPFVILHGFLGMGDNWKTLGMQFADQGFQVHMVDQRNHGHSFHHQDFSYEVLVEDLKQYCEIHGLEQIVLLGHSMGGKTAMLFATKYPELVSKLIVADISPRFYPVHHDAILNGLSALNFDEVKSRGQADKVLAEYVSDMGTRQFLLKNLYWKEKGLLALRMNIDVLKEEVAEVGEPLPSYATFDGDTLFLRGDRSEYIGVDDEPIIKRHFPKADIVTIANAGHWLHAENPTDFYDAVMTFVN encoded by the coding sequence ATGGTATTACATTCAAATATAGTGGGTGAAGGGAAGCCATTTGTTATTCTTCACGGCTTTTTAGGTATGGGCGATAACTGGAAAACATTGGGTATGCAGTTTGCTGATCAAGGGTTTCAGGTGCATATGGTCGACCAGCGTAATCACGGACACAGTTTTCATCACCAAGATTTTAGTTATGAAGTTTTGGTCGAAGATTTAAAGCAGTATTGTGAAATTCATGGTTTAGAGCAAATCGTGTTATTAGGGCATTCCATGGGAGGAAAAACTGCGATGTTGTTTGCAACCAAATATCCGGAGTTGGTTTCTAAATTAATTGTAGCCGATATTTCGCCTCGTTTTTATCCAGTACATCACGATGCTATTTTAAACGGATTAAGTGCTTTAAATTTTGATGAGGTAAAAAGCCGCGGTCAAGCTGATAAGGTTTTAGCCGAATATGTTTCCGATATGGGAACACGTCAGTTTTTATTAAAAAACTTATATTGGAAAGAAAAAGGCCTATTGGCGCTTCGTATGAATATTGACGTGCTTAAAGAAGAAGTGGCTGAAGTTGGCGAGCCCTTACCAAGTTATGCAACCTTTGATGGTGATACCTTGTTTTTACGTGGCGATCGCTCTGAATATATAGGTGTCGATGATGAACCAATTATCAAGCGTCATTTTCCAAAAGCCGATATTGTAACCATTGCTAATGCTGGTCACTGGTTGCATGCCGAAAACCCAACCGATTTTTATGACGCTGTTATGACTTTTGTGAATTAA
- a CDS encoding toxin-antitoxin system YwqK family antitoxin, which produces MKYLLMLTFACLTLLAKAQTNHPDGPYKEYYENGQLKQEGFYKNDKKIKVWKTY; this is translated from the coding sequence ATGAAATACTTACTCATGTTGACTTTTGCTTGCTTAACATTATTAGCAAAGGCACAAACAAATCATCCAGATGGCCCATATAAAGAATATTATGAAAATGGTCAATTAAAACAAGAAGGCTTTTATAAGAATGATAAAAAAATTAAAGTCTGGAAAACCTATTAA
- a CDS encoding toxin-antitoxin system YwqK family antitoxin, which produces MKREYSKEGVILKETKNDVEGRLITYEYDENGILFYSVEIKETNNKGRFVWSGDYKEYYKNGILKVESHYDNYELNGLWKQFYETGELEWEVGYVNGYKQGEYRQYDKNGSVKNSGNFELDKKEGEEKHFDSNGHLFGVLKYKKRSI; this is translated from the coding sequence ATGAAACGAGAATATTCTAAAGAAGGTGTTATTCTAAAAGAAACAAAAAATGACGTTGAAGGCAGATTAATAACTTATGAATATGATGAAAATGGGATCTTGTTTTATTCCGTAGAAATTAAGGAGACAAATAATAAGGGAAGATTTGTTTGGTCTGGAGATTATAAAGAATATTATAAAAACGGAATTTTAAAAGTTGAAAGTCATTATGATAATTACGAACTTAATGGACTTTGGAAACAGTTTTATGAAACAGGAGAGTTAGAATGGGAAGTTGGTTATGTTAACGGATATAAGCAGGGAGAATATAGGCAGTATGATAAAAATGGAAGCGTTAAAAATTCAGGTAATTTTGAGCTAGACAAAAAGGAAGGAGAGGAAAAACATTTTGATTCTAATGGACATCTTTTTGGGGTGTTAAAATATAAAAAAAGGAGTATATAA
- a CDS encoding energy transducer TonB, whose translation MPDGVFQRVPVYPGCENSLANNGKKRCMSENVTAFVSQKYNTSFIKDIGLNGVQKIYVMFKIDKTGNVINIRAKAKHGGLEAEAIRVVSLLPRMKPGIVRGKLVTVPYSLPIGLAIRGN comes from the coding sequence GTGCCTGATGGAGTTTTTCAAAGAGTTCCTGTTTATCCCGGATGTGAAAATTCACTTGCAAATAATGGGAAGAAAAGATGTATGTCTGAAAATGTAACTGCCTTTGTTTCTCAAAAATATAATACTTCTTTTATAAAGGATATTGGCTTGAATGGGGTACAAAAAATATACGTCATGTTTAAAATAGACAAAACCGGTAACGTAATTAATATACGAGCCAAAGCGAAACACGGGGGGCTAGAAGCTGAGGCGATAAGAGTTGTTTCTCTTTTACCAAGAATGAAACCTGGAATAGTAAGAGGTAAACTAGTTACAGTCCCTTATTCATTACCAATTGGTTTAGCGATTAGAGGTAATTAG